One Terriglobia bacterium DNA segment encodes these proteins:
- a CDS encoding prepilin-type N-terminal cleavage/methylation domain-containing protein, translating to MKHQRGFSLIELLIVVAIILIIAAIAIPNLLRSRMAANESSAVGSIRTVNTAELTYQLTYPAQGFACTLPTLGPPPPMMPPNQLRADLIDKTLAAGQKSGYSIQLQACGPNPPNVAYQATATPLALGTSGQRAFCSDASGVIRFSSDGQAATCLAAGNVL from the coding sequence GTGAAGCATCAACGCGGTTTTTCGCTGATCGAGCTGTTGATCGTCGTGGCGATCATCCTGATCATCGCGGCCATCGCCATCCCCAATCTGCTGCGGTCGCGGATGGCGGCCAACGAAAGCTCGGCGGTCGGCTCGATCCGCACCGTCAACACCGCGGAACTGACATATCAGCTCACCTATCCCGCCCAGGGCTTTGCCTGCACGTTGCCGACCCTGGGGCCGCCGCCTCCCATGATGCCTCCGAATCAATTGCGTGCCGACCTGATCGACAAGACACTTGCCGCGGGACAGAAAAGCGGCTACAGCATCCAGCTCCAGGCCTGCGGTCCCAATCCACCCAACGTGGCATATCAGGCGACTGCTACGCCGCTAGCGCTCGGGACCTCTGGGCAGCGCGCCTTCTGCTCGGATGCATCCGGCGTGATCAGGTTCAGTAGCGATGGCCAGGCGGCAACGTGCTTGGCCGCTGGCAACGTGCTCTAG
- a CDS encoding helix-turn-helix transcriptional regulator — protein MATTTLGEPRPQNLTRRAAPAIDLLVEREAAAQALDSLNRGLIVADDCSRVLFTNQTANKIFKYADGLYRGPDGLSAYRARDTVDLRGLVRWAASRPAPSPETAAVLSLWRPSLKPSLLLRIAPVRMPTGLAGGPLCRAVVFLQDPAALACIDQAALSRLYGLTRAESHLVVLLLNGKTLAEAGDALHVTPNTVRTHLKHIFLKTETNRQTQLLALLIGSVLQQPDLS, from the coding sequence ATGGCCACCACGACCCTCGGGGAGCCGCGTCCGCAGAATCTTACCAGGCGTGCGGCGCCCGCAATCGATCTGCTGGTGGAGCGCGAAGCGGCCGCCCAGGCCCTCGATTCCCTCAACCGCGGCCTCATTGTGGCCGACGACTGCTCCCGAGTTCTGTTCACCAATCAAACCGCCAACAAGATTTTCAAGTACGCAGACGGCTTGTACAGGGGTCCCGACGGGCTGTCTGCCTATCGCGCCCGGGATACGGTGGACCTTCGCGGTCTGGTGCGCTGGGCGGCCAGTCGTCCGGCTCCTTCACCGGAGACTGCCGCAGTCTTGTCGCTATGGCGGCCTTCACTGAAGCCCAGCCTCCTGCTCCGCATCGCTCCGGTGCGGATGCCGACCGGGCTGGCGGGCGGTCCTCTCTGTCGCGCAGTTGTCTTTCTCCAGGATCCGGCGGCGCTCGCCTGTATCGACCAGGCTGCCCTCTCCCGCCTCTACGGTCTTACGCGCGCAGAAAGTCACCTGGTCGTGCTCCTCCTCAACGGCAAGACACTGGCAGAAGCCGGCGATGCGCTTCATGTCACCCCCAATACCGTCCGCACTCACCTCAAGCACATTTTCTTGAAGACGGAAACCAATCGCCAGACGCAACTCCTGGCGCTCTTGATCGGCAGCGTCCTCCAGCAACCCGATCTCTCTTAG